One Solanum pennellii chromosome 9, SPENNV200 DNA segment encodes these proteins:
- the LOC107031756 gene encoding uncharacterized protein LOC107031756 isoform X1 has protein sequence MQLPVRHGRKRKQKGSRNSSIMEGQFTRSKSQIYLHCNRSGRFRADSTRFKRSEHQLRQLDPPVKKLKRVLVQDTEVSSDLCEMSRTPIKDLRARRVFSPAATVVIENDEGLKKSESMVIEEKNGVGFELNGDKVDECGVKKCDETVGTESNGNMGVTGQNSIELSSGKVSIPKTNSVVSSSLRRKVFIAPSSYSYRRLLPYLMDALRDYSDVSEIETRDTSSKLNNPTSSYLKPHLRSVASNGSSVDKLVGANSDVSKTPGSVEGQKIEVNVSCNVQDLNDVPAVLSQTGVEPRVSFNPEGLDPEALEERVQTTPPDADIFLKAKASNLGASIDHNVQHMEKKTAGHPSDNRNGYVAKKTTLTPRKNGSVLRNKSALNPCSRLTKVFKAAGSVSYRRLLPFLMDAAKNDPGGASSENGLPKFRMDLECNQPLISASKEVLRNKEYSPKKDEIKEQETKLLEPNCTSANDVGDYVNTSIAVEISSSAAQLFNEMPSSVCHDDDANSQTQLNVEIARKSETECTDTSYTEKPEPDCLNNVSTGANFSGVLSSSNVNPETSTGEYNVSIPNLLPFSLESLLSEYGVEDTKDEPLSPKGDRMTLVVDCNEENRNCGDLTGTVGSHANASESLKKELFLKTPINNDSSSDVLLVDRNGDSGGLDTVALIQASSSTEPSDLSGYGNDGPSKISETMQGISQSEPIGCPIDCIGGDDNINKNGCLEPAICLQKSTNTESSYDLVSHPDFLNKGILKRNPRGCRGLCNCLNCASFRLHAERAFEFSRNQMQDTEEVSLGLLKELANMRIFLEKHLSTENNLAPIPLTQLEVEEACAKALEAEQRAKERLSQMNNELTYHCRVPPLYRPRVTFATCIEEKTVAKIESSSSKPENEDIKAGTKRSRKKHH, from the exons ATGCAATTGCCGGTACGCCATGGTCGGAAGAGAAAGCAAAAGGGAAGCAGAAACAGTTCTATTATGGAAGGTCAGTTTACTCGGAGCAAATCTCAGATCTATTTGCATTGTAACAGGTCGGGTCGATTTCGGGCGGATTCGACCCGATTCAAGCGCTCTGAGCATCAGCTCCGGCAACTAGATCCACCTGTGAAGAAACTCAAAAGAGTGCTTGTACAGGATACAGAAGTTTCTTCGGATCTCTGTGAAATGTCAAGGACACCTATTAAGGATCTTCGTGCTCGGAGGGTGTTCTCTCCAGCTGCTACTGTTGTTATAGAGAATGATGAGGGTTTGAAGAAAAGTGAATCCATGGTGATCGAGGAGAAAAATGGAGTTGGGTTTGAGCTAAATGGTGATAAAGTTGATGAATGTGGGGTAAAAAAGTGTGATGAAACTGTAGGAACTGAGAGTAATGGAAATATGGGTGTTACTGGTCAAAATTCGATTGAGCTTTCTAGCGGAAAAGTGTCCATTCCGAAGACTAATTCA gTTGTGAGTTCGAGTTTGCGTAGGAAGGTGTTCATAGCTCCAAGCTCATATAGCTACAGAAGATTGCTGCCATATTTGATGGATGCTTTGAGAGACTATTCTg ATGTTTCAGAAATTGAGACACGTGATACATCATCCAAGCTCAACAATCCAACTTCGAGTTATCTGAAACCTCATTTACGATCAGTGGCTAGTAATGGTTCTTCTGTAGACAAACTTGTTGGTGCTAATTCTGACGTCAGTAAGACACCAGGGAGTGTTGAAGGTCAGAAGATTGAGGTCAATGTATCATGCAACGTGCAAGATCTCAATGATGTCCCTGCTGTTTTGTCCCAGACTGGGGTAGAGCCTCGAGTGTCTTTCAATCCGGAAGGACTTGATCCCGAGGCATTGGAAGAACGTGTCCAGACAACACCACCTGATGCAGACATTTTCTTAAAAGCTAAAGCGAGTAACTTGGGAGCAAGCATAGATCATAATGTGCAGCATATGGAGAAAAAAACTGCAGGTCATCCATCAGATAATAGAAATGGCTACGTTGCGAAGAAGACTACTTTGACTCCCCGGAAAAATGGCAGTGTTTTGAGAAACAAATCG GCTCTAAATCCTTGCTCTAGGCTGACGAAGGTGTTCAAAGCTGCAGGCTCTGTTAGCTACAGAAGATTGCTTCCATTTCTGATGGATGCTGCAAAAAATGATCCCG GAGGTGCTTCAAGTGAAAATGGACTTCCTAAATTTCGGATGGACTTGGAGTGCAACCAACCATTGATCTCTGCGAGCAAAGAAGTTCTTAGGAACAAAGAATATTCTCCCAAGAAAGATGAAATTAAAGAGCAAGAGACAAAGTTATTGGAACCGAACTGCACCTCAGCTAATGACGTGGGTGATTACGTGAACACTAGTATCGCTGTGGAAATTTCAAGTTCTGCTGCTCAATTGTTCAATGAGATGCCAAGTTCGGTGTGTCATGATGATGATGCCAATTCCCAGACACAACTTAATGTGGAGATTGCAAGAAAATCAGAAACAGAGTGTACTGATACAAGTTATACAGAAAAACCAGAACCAGACTGTCTCAATAATGTTAGTACTGGAGCAAATTTTTCTGGAGTGCTGTCGAGCTCAAATGTAAATCCTGAAACTTCAACTGGAGAATATAATGTGTCTATCCCAAACCTCTTGCCATTCAGTCTTGAAAGTTTGCTAAGTGAATATGGAGTAGAGGATACAAAAGACGAGCCTCTTAGTCCTAAAGGAGATCGCATGACTTTGGTGGTAGATTGCAATGAAGAAAATAGGAATTGTGGTGATCTGACTGGCACTGTAGGAAGTCATGCAAATGCTAGTGAATCTCTAAAGAAGGAGCTTTTCCTCAAGACACCAATCAATAATGATAGCAGCAGTGATGTTTTGCTGGTAGATCGCAATGGAGATAGTGGAGGGCTCGACACAGTTGCTTTGATCCAAGCATCTTCTTCGACTGAACCATCAGATCTTTCAGGATATGGTAATGATGGTCCTAGCAAAATTAGTGAGACCATGCAAGGAATCTCACAATCTGAGCCTATTGGTTGTCCAATAGACTGCATAGGTGGTGATgataatataaacaaaaatgGATGCCTCGAACCAGCTATTTGTCTCCAGAAATCAACTAATACTGAATCATCATATGATCTGGTTTCTCATCCTGATTTTCTCAACAAAGGGATATTAAAGAGAAATCCTAggggatgcagaggtctatgtAACTGTCTGAACTGTGCATCATTCCGCCTGCACGCTGAGAGAGCTTTTGAATTTTCTAGAAATCAGATGCAAGACACTGAAGAAGTTTCTCTGGGATTGCTGAAGGAGTTGGCTAATATGCGGATTTTCTTGGAGAAACACCTTTCTACTGAAAACAACCTTGCTCCTATCCCACTTACTCAG CTTGAGGTTGAAGAAGCATGTGCAAAAGCATTGGAAGCAGAACAACGAGCAAAAGAGCGCCTTAGCCAAATGAATAACGAACTCACCTATCACTGCAGAGTCCCG CCCTTGTACCGGCCAAGAGTGACATTTGCCACTTGTATTGAAGAAAAAACTGTTGCAAAGATAGAATCATCTAGTTCAAAACCTGAGAATGAAGATATCAAAGCTGGGACAAAACGTAGCCGAAAGAAGCATCACTAA
- the LOC107031756 gene encoding uncharacterized protein LOC107031756 isoform X2 has product MQLPVRHGRKRKQKGSRNSSIMEGQFTRSKSQIYLHCNRSGRFRADSTRFKRSEHQLRQLDPPVKKLKRVLVQDTEVSSDLCEMSRTPIKDLRARRVFSPAATVVIENDEGLKKSESMVIEEKNGVGFELNGDKVDECGVKKCDETVGTESNGNMGVTGQNSIELSSGKVSIPKTNSVVSSSLRRKVFIAPSSYSYRRLLPYLMDALRDYSEIETRDTSSKLNNPTSSYLKPHLRSVASNGSSVDKLVGANSDVSKTPGSVEGQKIEVNVSCNVQDLNDVPAVLSQTGVEPRVSFNPEGLDPEALEERVQTTPPDADIFLKAKASNLGASIDHNVQHMEKKTAGHPSDNRNGYVAKKTTLTPRKNGSVLRNKSALNPCSRLTKVFKAAGSVSYRRLLPFLMDAAKNDPGGASSENGLPKFRMDLECNQPLISASKEVLRNKEYSPKKDEIKEQETKLLEPNCTSANDVGDYVNTSIAVEISSSAAQLFNEMPSSVCHDDDANSQTQLNVEIARKSETECTDTSYTEKPEPDCLNNVSTGANFSGVLSSSNVNPETSTGEYNVSIPNLLPFSLESLLSEYGVEDTKDEPLSPKGDRMTLVVDCNEENRNCGDLTGTVGSHANASESLKKELFLKTPINNDSSSDVLLVDRNGDSGGLDTVALIQASSSTEPSDLSGYGNDGPSKISETMQGISQSEPIGCPIDCIGGDDNINKNGCLEPAICLQKSTNTESSYDLVSHPDFLNKGILKRNPRGCRGLCNCLNCASFRLHAERAFEFSRNQMQDTEEVSLGLLKELANMRIFLEKHLSTENNLAPIPLTQLEVEEACAKALEAEQRAKERLSQMNNELTYHCRVPPLYRPRVTFATCIEEKTVAKIESSSSKPENEDIKAGTKRSRKKHH; this is encoded by the exons ATGCAATTGCCGGTACGCCATGGTCGGAAGAGAAAGCAAAAGGGAAGCAGAAACAGTTCTATTATGGAAGGTCAGTTTACTCGGAGCAAATCTCAGATCTATTTGCATTGTAACAGGTCGGGTCGATTTCGGGCGGATTCGACCCGATTCAAGCGCTCTGAGCATCAGCTCCGGCAACTAGATCCACCTGTGAAGAAACTCAAAAGAGTGCTTGTACAGGATACAGAAGTTTCTTCGGATCTCTGTGAAATGTCAAGGACACCTATTAAGGATCTTCGTGCTCGGAGGGTGTTCTCTCCAGCTGCTACTGTTGTTATAGAGAATGATGAGGGTTTGAAGAAAAGTGAATCCATGGTGATCGAGGAGAAAAATGGAGTTGGGTTTGAGCTAAATGGTGATAAAGTTGATGAATGTGGGGTAAAAAAGTGTGATGAAACTGTAGGAACTGAGAGTAATGGAAATATGGGTGTTACTGGTCAAAATTCGATTGAGCTTTCTAGCGGAAAAGTGTCCATTCCGAAGACTAATTCA gTTGTGAGTTCGAGTTTGCGTAGGAAGGTGTTCATAGCTCCAAGCTCATATAGCTACAGAAGATTGCTGCCATATTTGATGGATGCTTTGAGAGACTATTCTg AAATTGAGACACGTGATACATCATCCAAGCTCAACAATCCAACTTCGAGTTATCTGAAACCTCATTTACGATCAGTGGCTAGTAATGGTTCTTCTGTAGACAAACTTGTTGGTGCTAATTCTGACGTCAGTAAGACACCAGGGAGTGTTGAAGGTCAGAAGATTGAGGTCAATGTATCATGCAACGTGCAAGATCTCAATGATGTCCCTGCTGTTTTGTCCCAGACTGGGGTAGAGCCTCGAGTGTCTTTCAATCCGGAAGGACTTGATCCCGAGGCATTGGAAGAACGTGTCCAGACAACACCACCTGATGCAGACATTTTCTTAAAAGCTAAAGCGAGTAACTTGGGAGCAAGCATAGATCATAATGTGCAGCATATGGAGAAAAAAACTGCAGGTCATCCATCAGATAATAGAAATGGCTACGTTGCGAAGAAGACTACTTTGACTCCCCGGAAAAATGGCAGTGTTTTGAGAAACAAATCG GCTCTAAATCCTTGCTCTAGGCTGACGAAGGTGTTCAAAGCTGCAGGCTCTGTTAGCTACAGAAGATTGCTTCCATTTCTGATGGATGCTGCAAAAAATGATCCCG GAGGTGCTTCAAGTGAAAATGGACTTCCTAAATTTCGGATGGACTTGGAGTGCAACCAACCATTGATCTCTGCGAGCAAAGAAGTTCTTAGGAACAAAGAATATTCTCCCAAGAAAGATGAAATTAAAGAGCAAGAGACAAAGTTATTGGAACCGAACTGCACCTCAGCTAATGACGTGGGTGATTACGTGAACACTAGTATCGCTGTGGAAATTTCAAGTTCTGCTGCTCAATTGTTCAATGAGATGCCAAGTTCGGTGTGTCATGATGATGATGCCAATTCCCAGACACAACTTAATGTGGAGATTGCAAGAAAATCAGAAACAGAGTGTACTGATACAAGTTATACAGAAAAACCAGAACCAGACTGTCTCAATAATGTTAGTACTGGAGCAAATTTTTCTGGAGTGCTGTCGAGCTCAAATGTAAATCCTGAAACTTCAACTGGAGAATATAATGTGTCTATCCCAAACCTCTTGCCATTCAGTCTTGAAAGTTTGCTAAGTGAATATGGAGTAGAGGATACAAAAGACGAGCCTCTTAGTCCTAAAGGAGATCGCATGACTTTGGTGGTAGATTGCAATGAAGAAAATAGGAATTGTGGTGATCTGACTGGCACTGTAGGAAGTCATGCAAATGCTAGTGAATCTCTAAAGAAGGAGCTTTTCCTCAAGACACCAATCAATAATGATAGCAGCAGTGATGTTTTGCTGGTAGATCGCAATGGAGATAGTGGAGGGCTCGACACAGTTGCTTTGATCCAAGCATCTTCTTCGACTGAACCATCAGATCTTTCAGGATATGGTAATGATGGTCCTAGCAAAATTAGTGAGACCATGCAAGGAATCTCACAATCTGAGCCTATTGGTTGTCCAATAGACTGCATAGGTGGTGATgataatataaacaaaaatgGATGCCTCGAACCAGCTATTTGTCTCCAGAAATCAACTAATACTGAATCATCATATGATCTGGTTTCTCATCCTGATTTTCTCAACAAAGGGATATTAAAGAGAAATCCTAggggatgcagaggtctatgtAACTGTCTGAACTGTGCATCATTCCGCCTGCACGCTGAGAGAGCTTTTGAATTTTCTAGAAATCAGATGCAAGACACTGAAGAAGTTTCTCTGGGATTGCTGAAGGAGTTGGCTAATATGCGGATTTTCTTGGAGAAACACCTTTCTACTGAAAACAACCTTGCTCCTATCCCACTTACTCAG CTTGAGGTTGAAGAAGCATGTGCAAAAGCATTGGAAGCAGAACAACGAGCAAAAGAGCGCCTTAGCCAAATGAATAACGAACTCACCTATCACTGCAGAGTCCCG CCCTTGTACCGGCCAAGAGTGACATTTGCCACTTGTATTGAAGAAAAAACTGTTGCAAAGATAGAATCATCTAGTTCAAAACCTGAGAATGAAGATATCAAAGCTGGGACAAAACGTAGCCGAAAGAAGCATCACTAA
- the LOC107031638 gene encoding xyloglucan endotransglucosylase/hydrolase 2-like yields MGSFTHYGFLILTLLFSSCMVTYGGNFFQEFDFTWGGNRAKIFNGGQLLSLSLDKVSGSGFQSKKEHLFGRIDMQIKLVAGNSAGTVTTYYLSSQGPTHDEIDFEFLGNVTGEPYILHTNIYAQGKGNKEQQFYLWFDPTKNFHTYSIIWKPQHIIFLVDNTPIRVYKNAESVGVPFPKNQPMRIYSSLWNADDWATRGGLVKTDWAQAPFTAYYRNYMAQSFSPSQFSDQKWQNQELDSNGRRRLRWVQKNFMIYNYCTDIKRFPQGFPPECRRF; encoded by the exons ATGGGGTCTTTTACCCATTATGGGTTCTTGATTTTAACACTTTTATTTAGTTCTTGCATGGTTACTTATGGTGGAAACTTTTTTCAAGAATTTGACTTCACTTGGGGTGGCAATAGAGCCAAGATTTTTAATGGAGGTCAACTTTTATCTTTATCTTTAGACAAAGTTTCTGGCTCTGGTTTTCAATCAAAAAAAGAACATCTCTTTGGAAGAATTGATATGCAAATCAAACTCGTTGCTGGAAACTCTGCTGGCACTGTCACAACATATTAC TTATCTTCTCAAGGACCCACTCATGATGAAATTGACTTTGAGTTCTTGGGAAATGTTACTGGTGAACCTTATATTCTCCACACAAATATTTATGCCCAAGGCAAGGGTAACAAAGAGCAACAATTCTACCTTTGGTTTGACCCTACAAAGAACTTCCACACCTACTCAATCATTTGGAAACCCCAACACATCAT atttttggTGGACAACACACCAATAAGAGTATACAAAAATGCTGAATCAGTTGGTGTACCATTTCCCAAGAATCAGCCCATGAGGATTTACTCAAGCCTTTGGAATGCTGATGATTGGGCCACAAGAGGAGGCCTAGTAAAAACTGATTGGGCCCAAGCCCCATTCACAGCCTACTATAGAAACTACATGGCCCAAAGCTTTAGCCCATCACAATTTTCTGATCAAAAATGGCAAAATCAAGAACTTGATTCTAATGGCAGAAGAAGACTTAGATGGGTTCAAAAGAATTTCatgatttataattattgtACTGATATTAAGAGGTTTCCTCAAGGTTTTCCTCCAGAATGTAGAAGATTTTGA
- the LOC107029292 gene encoding protein TIC 22-like, chloroplastic, with protein MNFFKWKQSSSSPATPPHLQLQQSFKNLQTHFTNFLQTTIPQLNTPQNSPLWAKIGVKKQSLSTETIEERLGGVPVYALSNASQEFVLVSGVSTGKSLGLFCFSEADAEALRQQMESMDPSMRNGSRVVPVALNKVFQLKVDGVAFRLIPEASQVKNAIKERERTGTTDESFYGVPVFQSRSLILRSQNKRYRPVFFRKEDLESSLVRASQQQGRLNPALKGDIQVGVLEDIIQGMKDSSTSQWDDVVFVPPGFDVSADPSQK; from the exons ATGAATTTCTTCAAATGGAAACAATCATCATCTTCTCCAGCAACACCACCACACCTACAGCTCCAACAATCCTTCAAGAATCTGCAGACCCATTTCACCAATTTCCTTCAAACCACTATTCCCCAACTCAACACCCCTCAAAATTCACCTCTATGGGCTAAAATTGGTGTAAAAAAGCAATCTTTATCTACTGAAACAATCGAAGAGCGTTTGGGTGGAGTACCTGTGTATGCCCTTAGCAATGCTTCTCAAGAATTTGTGTTGGTTTCGGGTGTTAGTACTGGGAAAAGTTTGGGGTTGTTTTGTTTTAGTGAAGCTGATGCTGAAGCACTTCGTCAGCAGATGGAATCAATGGACCCCTCTATGCGAAACGGCTCTCGGGTTGTTCCTGTTGCTCTCAACAAG GTTTTCCAGCTCAAAGTGGATGGAGTTGCTTTCAGGTTGATACCAGAGGCATCTCAAGTAAAGAATGCAATAAAG GAAAGGGAAAGGACTGGAACGACTGATGAGAGCTTTTATGGTGTTCCAGTTTTTCAG TCGAGGAGCTTAATTCTAAGAAGCCAAAACAAGAGATATCGTCCTGTTTTCTTCAGGAAG GAGGACCTAGAGAGTTCACTAGTAAGAGCTTCTCAGCAGCAAGGGCGATTGAATCCCGCTTTGAAAGGAGATATTCAG GTTGGCGTTCTGGAGGATATAATACAAGGTATGAAG GATTCTTCGACATCACAGTGGGACGATGTTGTATTTGTTCCTCCGGGTTTCGATGTTTCAGCAGATCCCTCTCAGAAGTAA
- the LOC107030802 gene encoding putative F-box protein At1g19160 isoform X1, protein MVKVTRRKQNKQPNKKKEISIRRRKKCSRIVIKDENENENDNRSDEFDKLPIDVLTCIFLKCGLKTLSISRCVSKSWNDCIISPLFVFSRRKQEGNAPEFLFVETSRYLPRSSKSKLQFVSLDMDGRNEDLYTILNYPDTQIHCNGWTVSAGLVCLSTACRIYLCNPAIHQLRELPNSSPSATPGYEHFGFGYLPSKKEYKVLHFFYLGPPRGLALEIDVALIRCEVFTLSSSGGISNGRWKEIAEQPPYHPIFRGVLVNECLYWLGKDKIVYVGQPRIMSFDFENEKFISLGFPSASMNCHGLNLMDLKGSLCVADRVNFRKSSILDLWILKDKVRCVWAKEYSIDFGVRFDPMTLDCFHSTWNEEIVFRQEVGAMMIIFFYDIKRKTFRQVQRHRAAPISIYWKTCFSLDA, encoded by the exons ATGGTGAAAGTTACTCGACGCAAACAAAATAAG CAGCCTAACAAGAAGAAGGAAATATCAATACGAAGGAGGAAGAAATGTAGCAGAATCGTCATAAAGGACGAGAATGAGAATGAGAATGATAATAGAAGTGATGAATTTGATAAGCTACCTATTGATGTGTTAACTTGTATTTTTCTAAAATGCGGGTTGAAAACACTGTCCATCTCAAGGTGCGTATCCAAGTCATGGAATGATTGTATCATTAGTCCCCTGTTTGTATTTTCTCGTCGAAAACAAGAGGGAAATGCCCCTGAATTTCTCTTTGTGGAAACATCACGTTATTTGCCACGGTCATCTAAGTCGAAACTACAATTTGTTTCACTTGACATGGATGGAAGAAATGAGGATTTGTACACAATCCTCAACTATCCTGATACACAAATCCATTGTAACGGCTGGACTGTTAGCGCTGGTTTGGTTTGCCTTTCAACAGCTTGTCGTATTTATCTCTGTAATCCGGCCATCCATCAACTACGGGAATTGCCCAACTCTTCACCTTCTGCTACCCCCGGATATGAACATTTTGGTTTTGGATATCTTCCCTCGAAAAAGGAATACAAGGTGTTGCATTTTTTCTATTTGGGTCCCCCCCGTGGTCTTGCTTTAGAGATTGACGTTGCCCTGATAAGATGTGAAGTTTTCACCCTAAGTAGTAGTGGCGGCATTTCTAATGGTAGATGGAAAGAAATCGCGGAGCAACCTCCATATCATCCTATTTTTCGCGGGGTGTTAGTTAATGAATGTTTGTATTGGTTGGGAAAGGATAAAATAGTGTACGTTGGCCAACCTCGAATTATGTCATTTGACTTTGAAAACGAAAAGTTTATATCTCTAGGTTTCCCATCAGCTTCTATGAACTGTCATGGCTTGAATTTGATGGATTTGAAAGGGAGCCTTTGTGTGGCAGACCGTGTTAACTTCCGCAAGAGTTCGATTCTAGACTTGTGGATACTGAAAGATAAGGTACGTTGCGTTTGGGCGAAGGAGTACAGTATCGATTTTGGGGTAAGGTTCGATCCCATGACATTAGATTGTTTTCACAGCACATGGAATGAAGAAATAGTATTCCGTCAAGAAGTCGGGGCGATGATGATCATCTTCTTCTATGACATCAAAAGAAAAACCTTTAGACAAGTCCAAAGACACAGGGCAGCACCAATTTCTATATACTGGAAAACTTGCTTCTCTTTAGATGCTTAA
- the LOC107030802 gene encoding putative F-box protein At1g19160 isoform X2 gives MVKVTRRKQNKPNKKKEISIRRRKKCSRIVIKDENENENDNRSDEFDKLPIDVLTCIFLKCGLKTLSISRCVSKSWNDCIISPLFVFSRRKQEGNAPEFLFVETSRYLPRSSKSKLQFVSLDMDGRNEDLYTILNYPDTQIHCNGWTVSAGLVCLSTACRIYLCNPAIHQLRELPNSSPSATPGYEHFGFGYLPSKKEYKVLHFFYLGPPRGLALEIDVALIRCEVFTLSSSGGISNGRWKEIAEQPPYHPIFRGVLVNECLYWLGKDKIVYVGQPRIMSFDFENEKFISLGFPSASMNCHGLNLMDLKGSLCVADRVNFRKSSILDLWILKDKVRCVWAKEYSIDFGVRFDPMTLDCFHSTWNEEIVFRQEVGAMMIIFFYDIKRKTFRQVQRHRAAPISIYWKTCFSLDA, from the exons ATGGTGAAAGTTACTCGACGCAAACAAAATAAG CCTAACAAGAAGAAGGAAATATCAATACGAAGGAGGAAGAAATGTAGCAGAATCGTCATAAAGGACGAGAATGAGAATGAGAATGATAATAGAAGTGATGAATTTGATAAGCTACCTATTGATGTGTTAACTTGTATTTTTCTAAAATGCGGGTTGAAAACACTGTCCATCTCAAGGTGCGTATCCAAGTCATGGAATGATTGTATCATTAGTCCCCTGTTTGTATTTTCTCGTCGAAAACAAGAGGGAAATGCCCCTGAATTTCTCTTTGTGGAAACATCACGTTATTTGCCACGGTCATCTAAGTCGAAACTACAATTTGTTTCACTTGACATGGATGGAAGAAATGAGGATTTGTACACAATCCTCAACTATCCTGATACACAAATCCATTGTAACGGCTGGACTGTTAGCGCTGGTTTGGTTTGCCTTTCAACAGCTTGTCGTATTTATCTCTGTAATCCGGCCATCCATCAACTACGGGAATTGCCCAACTCTTCACCTTCTGCTACCCCCGGATATGAACATTTTGGTTTTGGATATCTTCCCTCGAAAAAGGAATACAAGGTGTTGCATTTTTTCTATTTGGGTCCCCCCCGTGGTCTTGCTTTAGAGATTGACGTTGCCCTGATAAGATGTGAAGTTTTCACCCTAAGTAGTAGTGGCGGCATTTCTAATGGTAGATGGAAAGAAATCGCGGAGCAACCTCCATATCATCCTATTTTTCGCGGGGTGTTAGTTAATGAATGTTTGTATTGGTTGGGAAAGGATAAAATAGTGTACGTTGGCCAACCTCGAATTATGTCATTTGACTTTGAAAACGAAAAGTTTATATCTCTAGGTTTCCCATCAGCTTCTATGAACTGTCATGGCTTGAATTTGATGGATTTGAAAGGGAGCCTTTGTGTGGCAGACCGTGTTAACTTCCGCAAGAGTTCGATTCTAGACTTGTGGATACTGAAAGATAAGGTACGTTGCGTTTGGGCGAAGGAGTACAGTATCGATTTTGGGGTAAGGTTCGATCCCATGACATTAGATTGTTTTCACAGCACATGGAATGAAGAAATAGTATTCCGTCAAGAAGTCGGGGCGATGATGATCATCTTCTTCTATGACATCAAAAGAAAAACCTTTAGACAAGTCCAAAGACACAGGGCAGCACCAATTTCTATATACTGGAAAACTTGCTTCTCTTTAGATGCTTAA